CGATGCGAAGGGAGATCTGATCGAGGCGGAGCTTTTGAAGGCCGGCGAGCGGCTGCTGGCCGCAGGCGTCGCCAAGGGGGCGATCATCCACGCGCCGGAGATCTGCTTCTGGTTTGCATCAGGCGCAGCCCCGATCATGACGCGTTCGCGCCCCGTCGATCCCGATGACATCGTCAGCACTGTCGGCGCCGGCGACGCCTTCTGTGCCGCCGTGCTCTACGGCCTGCATGAGAACTGGCCTGTCGAGCAGATCTGCACTGTGGCCCATGCCGCGGCTGCGTATTGCCTGACGGGCGCGACGGCTACCGACGGTATCCCCGACATGTCGATCCTCCTTCGGGAGGCGAAGGAGACGAACCCCGCCTAGCCGATGCCAGGCAGTCAATAGGGAGGAGCACATGAAGCTATTCACGATGGCAGCCGGGGAGGCAGCGCGATGACAGATACGGAAACGGGGCGGCGGCTCTCCGGCAAGGTGGCATTGGTCACGGGAGGAGCAAGCGGCATCGGCAAGGCGGTATGCCAACGCTTCGCCGCCGAAGGCGCCAAGGTTGTCGTCGCCGACCTCGACGCTGGCAAATGCGTGGCAGTGGCGGAAGCGATCGGCGCTGACGCCTGGGGTGTCGCGCTCGATGTGACCCGCCAGGACAGCATCGAAGAAGCCGTGCGCTTTTCCATCGCCGCCGCCGGCAAGATCGACATTCTGGTCAACGCCGCCGGCATTTACGAGGTCGAGTCGATTCTGGAAATATCCGGGGAACGGACGGCGAAGGTGTTTCAGGTCAATATCGAAGGCCTGATCTTCATGACGCAGGCCGTTGCCCGGCACATGGTGGAGAGAGGGGCCGCTGGACGCATCATCAACTTCTCCTCCCAGGCCGGGCGCCGGGGCGAAGGACCGGCCGTGGCTTACTGCGCCTCCAAGGCGGCGGTCATCAGCATCACGCAAAGCTGCGCCCTCGAGCTGATCCGCTACGGGATCAACGTCAACGCCATCGCTCCCGGCGTCGTCGATACGCCGATGTGGGATGTCGTCGATGCAAAACTCGGCAGCCGGGAAGGGTTGCAACCCGGCGAGGTGAAGGCGCGTGTGGCCGCCGCCGTCCCGGCCGGGCGATTCGGCGCCGCTGAGGAACAAGCCGCCATGGCGGCCTTCCTGGCCGGCCCCGATGCAGCATACATCGTGGCGCAGTGCTACAATGTCGATGGCGGCAATGTCATGAGCTGAGCGCTTCGCTTCATCGGCAGGAATAGGCAATCGAGCTTGAGGTCTGGAGGAGTGGAATGAGAGCTGTACGCTTGGAGTCGATCGGGTCTTTGACCATGCGCCGCGTTGGGAAACCGGTTGCAGGTCCTGGCGAGCTGCTTGTCCGGGTCGCCGCCGCCGGCATCTGCGGCTCCGATCGCCACATGTACAAGGGCGAATATCCGACGTCCATCCCCGTCACCATGGGCCACGAATTTTCCGGCATCGTCGAAGAGATCGGCGACGGTGTCGCCCGCTTTGCCGGCGGTGAGCTGGTGACGGTCGACCCGAATATCGCCTGCGGCACCTGTCCGGCTTGCACACGGGCGCGGCCGAATCTATGCGAGCGCCTGACCGCCATCGGCGTGACGCGCGACGGCGGCTTTGCCGAATATGTGGCGGTGCCGCAGGCGCAGGCATTCCTGCTGCCGGCCGGCCTCAATCCCGTTCACGGCGCCTTCTCCGAACCGCTGGCCTGCTGTATCCACGCCATCGACAAGGCAGGAATCCGTCCGGGCGACGGCGTCGCGATCCTCGGCGGCGGCGTGATCGGCCTGCTGATGGTGCAGCTGGCCCGCCTGGCCGGGGCAGGCAAGGTCATCTTGATCACGCGCCAGCAATCGAGACGCCAAACCGCACTGCATCTGGGGGCCACGCACGCCTTCGACCCGACCTCGTCGGACACGGTCGCTTCGGTTCGGGAGGTTACCAAAGGCGGCGCCGACGTGGTCATCGAGTGCGCCGGCGTCAGCGAGACGCTTCAAAG
This Rhizobium acidisoli DNA region includes the following protein-coding sequences:
- a CDS encoding zinc-dependent alcohol dehydrogenase family protein; translated protein: MRAVRLESIGSLTMRRVGKPVAGPGELLVRVAAAGICGSDRHMYKGEYPTSIPVTMGHEFSGIVEEIGDGVARFAGGELVTVDPNIACGTCPACTRARPNLCERLTAIGVTRDGGFAEYVAVPQAQAFLLPAGLNPVHGAFSEPLACCIHAIDKAGIRPGDGVAILGGGVIGLLMVQLARLAGAGKVILITRQQSRRQTALHLGATHAFDPTSSDTVASVREVTKGGADVVIECAGVSETLQSGLRMARRGGTFVLFGVTPAGVEVPVLPFDLLVNEVDIRPAYLNPFTHSRAAAMVASGALELDALVTRTIGLEEVADVVGNAPLPGEIKVIVRP
- a CDS encoding L-iditol 2-dehydrogenase, with the protein product MTDTETGRRLSGKVALVTGGASGIGKAVCQRFAAEGAKVVVADLDAGKCVAVAEAIGADAWGVALDVTRQDSIEEAVRFSIAAAGKIDILVNAAGIYEVESILEISGERTAKVFQVNIEGLIFMTQAVARHMVERGAAGRIINFSSQAGRRGEGPAVAYCASKAAVISITQSCALELIRYGINVNAIAPGVVDTPMWDVVDAKLGSREGLQPGEVKARVAAAVPAGRFGAAEEQAAMAAFLAGPDAAYIVAQCYNVDGGNVMS